One part of the Truepera radiovictrix DSM 17093 genome encodes these proteins:
- a CDS encoding UDP-glucose--hexose-1-phosphate uridylyltransferase: MDRATPPNVPHRRLNALTGRYVLVSPHRTQRPWQGKVEAPVRETRPTYDPTCYLCPGNARAGGVRNPPYESTFVFVNDFAALLPDPPALEPPTGDPILQWEPVRGESRVICFSPRHDLTLAEMDHAALCEVVALWVEQLGELGERYRWVQIFESKGAIVGASNPHPHGQIWASDFLPNEARAEDAQQRRYWEAHGRPLLVDYAALERGGERAVVENAHWLVVVPFWAYWPFETLVLPKRHVLRLTDLTDEERGALADILKRMLVRFDNLFETSFPYLSGWHGAPTGAGYDEDVRHWQLHAHFYPPLLRSASVQKFVASYEWLAEAQRDLSAEAAAARLRELPERHYRAR, from the coding sequence ATGGACCGCGCCACCCCCCCCAACGTCCCCCATCGCCGCCTCAATGCGCTCACGGGCAGGTACGTGCTCGTCTCCCCACACCGCACGCAGCGCCCGTGGCAGGGCAAGGTCGAGGCGCCAGTGCGCGAGACGCGCCCCACCTATGACCCGACGTGCTACCTCTGCCCCGGAAACGCGCGCGCGGGCGGCGTCCGCAACCCGCCCTACGAGAGCACGTTCGTCTTCGTCAACGACTTCGCAGCGCTGCTGCCCGACCCGCCCGCGTTAGAACCCCCTACGGGGGATCCTATCTTGCAGTGGGAGCCCGTCCGCGGTGAAAGCCGCGTGATCTGCTTTTCGCCGCGTCACGACCTGACGCTAGCGGAGATGGACCACGCGGCGCTGTGCGAGGTGGTCGCGCTGTGGGTGGAGCAGCTCGGGGAGTTGGGTGAGCGTTACCGCTGGGTGCAGATCTTCGAATCCAAGGGGGCCATCGTGGGGGCGTCGAACCCGCACCCGCACGGCCAGATCTGGGCGAGCGACTTCTTGCCCAACGAGGCGCGCGCCGAGGACGCGCAGCAGCGCCGTTACTGGGAGGCGCACGGCCGGCCGCTCTTGGTGGACTACGCGGCGCTCGAGCGCGGCGGGGAGCGGGCCGTGGTCGAAAACGCGCACTGGCTGGTGGTCGTACCCTTCTGGGCGTACTGGCCCTTTGAGACGCTCGTCCTCCCCAAGCGCCACGTGCTCCGTTTGACCGACCTGACGGACGAGGAGCGGGGCGCGCTCGCCGACATTTTGAAGCGGATGCTCGTGCGCTTCGACAACCTCTTTGAGACCTCGTTTCCCTACCTCTCGGGGTGGCACGGGGCGCCGACGGGGGCAGGCTACGACGAAGACGTGCGCCACTGGCAGCTGCACGCGCACTTCTACCCGCCGCTGTTGCGCTCGGCCAGCGTGCAGAAGTTCGTCGCCTCGTACGAGTGGCTCGCCGAGGCGCAGCGCGACCTCTCGGCCGAGGCGGCGGCCGCGCGGCTGCGCGAGCTGCCTGAGAGGCACTACCGCGCGCGGTAG
- a CDS encoding PKD domain-containing protein, with amino-acid sequence MVRPRDTSRAHGARRAPESAARGRYILGAAIATALLGACQRTPPPEPEPINLRPEVNLVALPDIGPAPLEVELRANATDPEGAPLTYLWVIEGRSFTGGPVERHTFENPGEYLVEVTVSDGELDAFDEVTVIVEEDGL; translated from the coding sequence ATGGTAAGACCACGTGACACGTCACGCGCGCACGGGGCGCGCCGTGCCCCCGAGAGCGCGGCGCGGGGGCGGTACATCTTGGGGGCGGCGATCGCCACCGCGCTCTTGGGGGCGTGCCAGCGCACCCCACCCCCCGAGCCCGAGCCGATCAACCTGCGACCCGAGGTCAACCTCGTCGCCCTCCCCGACATCGGCCCCGCCCCCCTAGAGGTCGAACTCCGCGCCAACGCCACCGACCCGGAGGGGGCGCCGCTCACCTACTTGTGGGTGATCGAAGGTCGCAGCTTTACGGGGGGACCCGTCGAGCGGCACACCTTCGAGAACCCAGGTGAATACCTCGTCGAGGTGACCGTCTCCGACGGCGAGCTCGACGCTTTTGACGAAGTCACCGTCATCGTCGAGGAAGACGGCCTTTAA
- a CDS encoding DeoR/GlpR family DNA-binding transcription regulator: MILDRLGEEGVITTAAIAQALGVSEMTIRRDLADLERRGLLRRVHGGAQAAPGAEIPPYGQRSRRQPAAKQQVGARAAALVRDGETLFLDAGTTCMEVARACKDRSLKGLHVLTHAVNIAAELAGQPGVTVIQLGGEVIGRTYAATGPMTVSAIEQFSFDRAFVSAQGVHPKFGLTCSSLLEVEIKRAVLRRSRYNALVVDSSKWSRQAMIRFAALGELQAVVSDAGLPEEARRSLEGAGVEVFVPP; encoded by the coding sequence GTGATACTCGACAGATTGGGCGAGGAGGGCGTGATTACAACGGCGGCGATCGCACAGGCTTTGGGAGTGTCCGAAATGACGATTCGGCGCGACCTCGCCGACTTAGAGCGCCGCGGTCTGCTGCGGCGCGTGCACGGCGGCGCTCAAGCGGCGCCCGGCGCCGAGATCCCCCCTTACGGTCAGCGGTCGCGGCGGCAACCCGCGGCCAAGCAGCAGGTCGGGGCGCGCGCCGCTGCGCTCGTGCGGGATGGTGAAACGCTCTTTCTGGACGCGGGGACGACCTGCATGGAGGTCGCGCGGGCCTGCAAAGACCGTTCGCTAAAAGGGCTTCACGTCCTGACGCACGCCGTGAATATCGCGGCGGAGCTTGCGGGGCAGCCGGGCGTCACCGTTATCCAACTCGGCGGCGAGGTGATCGGCAGGACGTACGCCGCTACCGGGCCGATGACGGTGTCGGCCATCGAGCAGTTTTCGTTTGACCGCGCCTTCGTGTCGGCGCAGGGGGTGCACCCCAAGTTCGGACTCACCTGTAGCAGCCTGCTCGAGGTCGAGATCAAGCGCGCGGTGCTACGGCGTTCACGCTACAACGCGCTGGTGGTGGACTCGAGCAAGTGGAGCCGCCAAGCGATGATCCGCTTTGCCGCGCTCGGCGAGCTGCAGGCGGTGGTGAGCGACGCGGGTCTCCCCGAAGAGGCGCGGCGCTCACTAGAAGGTGCCGGGGTGGAGGTCTTTGTGCCGCCATGA